In Micromonospora sp. NBC_01813, the following are encoded in one genomic region:
- a CDS encoding DUF2795 domain-containing protein yields MADSLQLPDYVAGLDFPLSREDLIRRAQELGADTSLLQTLRALPVERFTSVDQLLAALAQPS; encoded by the coding sequence ATGGCCGACTCGCTGCAGCTCCCCGACTACGTCGCGGGCCTCGATTTCCCACTGTCCCGGGAGGATCTGATCCGGCGTGCCCAGGAACTCGGCGCCGACACCTCGTTGCTGCAGACGCTGCGGGCACTGCCCGTGGAGCGGTTCACCAGCGTCGACCAGCTACTCGCCGCCCTGGCTCAGCCGAGCTGA
- the surE gene encoding 5'/3'-nucleotidase SurE, producing the protein MTGPVVLITNDDGIDAPGLRQLAAAATRAGCRVTVAAPLHEASGMSAAMTAVTEHAKVIVEPRALAGLDTVPAYGVSASPSYIVVLATLGAFGPAPEMVLSGINRGANAGHAVIHSGTVGAALTAAGQGLRSMAFSLDVLSPVATGASGGATAIAALDDTDDEIRNWSTAAGLLTRLLPPLRRAPSATVFNVNVPDVPTDRLRGLRRAKLARFGQVQMAIAESGQGYLRTAVEETGARLTPGTDLAYLADGFATVTPLRSVDEAPDVTIDH; encoded by the coding sequence ATGACCGGACCAGTGGTGCTGATCACGAACGACGACGGGATCGACGCTCCCGGGCTGCGGCAGCTGGCGGCGGCCGCGACGCGGGCCGGCTGCCGGGTGACGGTCGCGGCGCCGTTGCACGAGGCGAGCGGGATGAGCGCGGCGATGACCGCGGTCACCGAACACGCCAAGGTGATCGTCGAGCCACGGGCGCTCGCCGGCCTCGACACGGTACCCGCCTACGGGGTGAGCGCCTCGCCCAGTTACATCGTGGTCCTGGCCACCCTCGGCGCGTTCGGACCGGCACCGGAGATGGTGTTGTCCGGGATCAACCGTGGTGCCAACGCCGGGCACGCGGTCATCCACTCCGGTACCGTCGGTGCCGCGTTGACCGCGGCGGGGCAGGGCCTTCGATCGATGGCGTTCTCGCTGGACGTGCTCTCGCCGGTCGCGACCGGTGCCTCCGGCGGGGCGACCGCCATCGCGGCACTCGACGACACCGACGACGAGATCCGGAACTGGTCGACCGCCGCCGGCCTGCTCACGCGACTGTTGCCGCCGCTGCGCCGGGCACCGTCCGCGACGGTGTTCAACGTCAACGTCCCGGATGTGCCCACCGACCGGCTCCGCGGGCTGCGGCGGGCCAAACTGGCGAGGTTCGGGCAGGTGCAGATGGCCATCGCGGAGAGCGGCCAGGGGTATCTGCGTACCGCCGTGGAGGAGACCGGCGCCCGGTTGACGCCCGGCACCGACCTGGCGTACCTGGCGGACGGCTTCGCCACGGTCACCCCGCTACGGTCGGTCGACGAGGCACCGGACGTCACCATCGACCACTGA
- a CDS encoding methyltransferase domain-containing protein: MPTGYRRQVFYAEFSSTRHRLHDGYLTATAADLLATDPRLRDLDVEVRFDGGVAHLTGDVADRDQLRRVREAIGRLAGVHGVWDRVRVGGLDPVILDIGCGDCPQYPGNIGLDQRPGKAVAVVSDLRNGLPVRDASVDQIFAVHVLEHLTDYLRLVDECHRVLRPGGVLHVLSPWWRHVNAVADPTHLRFFDLQTIKGICQQPAPAGRWYPQHASCDGATVFADLVAGQPTDPEPDTSHLARFFD, from the coding sequence GTGCCGACCGGGTACCGGCGGCAGGTGTTCTACGCGGAGTTCTCCAGCACCCGGCACCGGCTGCATGACGGATACCTGACGGCAACGGCGGCCGATCTGCTGGCCACCGACCCCCGACTGCGTGATCTCGATGTCGAGGTCCGGTTCGACGGCGGCGTTGCCCACCTGACCGGCGACGTCGCCGACCGAGACCAGTTGCGCCGGGTACGCGAGGCCATCGGTCGGTTGGCAGGTGTACACGGCGTCTGGGACCGGGTCCGGGTCGGCGGTCTCGATCCGGTGATCCTGGACATCGGCTGTGGCGACTGCCCGCAGTATCCGGGCAACATCGGCCTGGACCAACGTCCGGGCAAGGCCGTCGCCGTCGTGTCCGACCTGCGAAACGGCCTGCCGGTACGCGACGCCTCGGTCGACCAGATCTTCGCGGTCCACGTGCTGGAACATCTCACCGACTACCTGCGTCTGGTCGACGAGTGTCACCGGGTGCTGCGGCCGGGCGGCGTGTTGCACGTGCTCTCCCCCTGGTGGCGACATGTCAACGCGGTCGCCGACCCGACGCATCTGCGCTTCTTCGACCTGCAGACGATCAAGGGAATCTGCCAGCAACCGGCCCCGGCCGGGCGGTGGTACCCGCAGCACGCCTCGTGCGACGGTGCGACCGTCTTCGCGGATCTGGTCGCCGGCCAGCCCACTGACCCGGAGCCGGACACCAGCCACCTGGCACGGTTCTTCGACTAG
- a CDS encoding S8 family peptidase: protein MSEPDEWDRRTLLALAGRSRPAGGLPVVLREVAFQFGDLFTEVDHAYRAGEPGWHEAVRRAVDRLRAAGLISGTRTLRLTDAGRQHTEAIPAERPSAATTPTGPAAGRPGATGPPIALPGTIADPLRGIVGRLRLGFPTGPDEPMPVLVAVNLHFAGGTRRATEHLAGLWFRATGGRHPHPLAGEYLVGELSLNQMKRLVAADRVSSEPADRAVHRIWPDFPVRPQIDVSAATIKADAARRTFGAAGQRIVWAVIDSGIDAEHPHFASNATLSAPEVRDLHRSFPGGGPPRSDGALVDESGHGTHVAGIIAGGIDASVHRQPPWAVRVIEHHYDIDNPTEPVPVTRELSDPTPMMGIAPQARLVSLKVLHGGGGLAERVSRVIGALAYVRQVNAQSDRVMRIHGVNLSVGYEFDPEWFACGQSPLCREVDKLVRSGVVVVTAAGNSGYGMVGAPFGLPSRFALGSTINDPGNAERAITVGATHRDMPHTYGVSYFSSKGPTGDGRAKPDLVAPGERIVSCAAGTRLAAAQVGWTGPPAAVYLEESGTSVAAPHVSGAVAAFLSVRREFIGQPDRVKQVLLATAVPLGRDPRFQGHGLVDLLRALQSV, encoded by the coding sequence ATGTCGGAGCCGGATGAATGGGACCGCCGCACGCTGCTCGCTCTCGCCGGGCGGTCCCGACCAGCCGGTGGCCTTCCCGTGGTGCTGCGCGAGGTGGCATTCCAGTTCGGCGACCTGTTCACCGAGGTGGACCACGCCTATCGGGCCGGCGAACCCGGCTGGCACGAGGCGGTCCGCCGGGCGGTCGACCGGCTGCGCGCCGCCGGGCTGATCAGCGGTACCCGTACCCTGCGGTTGACCGATGCCGGACGGCAGCACACCGAGGCCATTCCGGCCGAGCGGCCATCGGCCGCGACGACCCCGACCGGTCCCGCCGCCGGTCGGCCGGGTGCCACCGGGCCGCCGATCGCCCTACCCGGCACGATCGCCGACCCGCTGCGAGGCATCGTCGGACGGCTGCGACTGGGATTCCCGACCGGGCCCGACGAACCGATGCCGGTGCTGGTGGCGGTGAATCTGCACTTCGCCGGCGGCACACGACGCGCGACGGAACACCTGGCCGGGCTCTGGTTCCGAGCAACCGGCGGTCGGCATCCGCACCCGCTGGCCGGCGAGTACCTGGTCGGCGAACTGAGCCTCAACCAGATGAAGCGACTGGTCGCCGCGGACCGGGTGTCCAGCGAACCGGCCGACCGGGCCGTGCACCGGATCTGGCCGGACTTCCCGGTCCGTCCACAGATCGACGTCTCGGCGGCCACCATCAAGGCCGACGCCGCCCGCCGCACCTTCGGCGCCGCGGGCCAACGGATCGTCTGGGCGGTGATCGACTCGGGGATCGACGCAGAACATCCCCACTTCGCCAGCAACGCGACGTTGAGCGCGCCCGAGGTCCGCGACCTGCACCGCAGTTTCCCCGGCGGCGGGCCACCGCGTTCCGACGGCGCGTTGGTCGACGAGAGCGGGCACGGCACCCACGTGGCCGGAATCATCGCCGGTGGGATCGACGCCTCGGTGCACCGGCAGCCGCCGTGGGCGGTGCGGGTGATCGAGCACCACTACGACATCGACAACCCGACCGAGCCTGTCCCGGTGACCCGGGAACTGTCTGACCCGACCCCGATGATGGGTATCGCGCCCCAGGCACGGCTGGTCAGCCTCAAGGTCCTGCACGGCGGTGGCGGGCTCGCCGAACGGGTGTCCAGGGTGATCGGCGCACTGGCGTACGTGCGGCAGGTCAACGCGCAGAGCGACCGGGTGATGCGGATCCACGGGGTCAACCTCAGCGTGGGGTACGAGTTCGACCCGGAGTGGTTCGCCTGCGGACAGTCCCCGCTCTGCCGCGAGGTCGACAAACTGGTCCGCTCCGGCGTCGTCGTGGTCACCGCCGCCGGCAACTCCGGCTACGGAATGGTCGGTGCCCCGTTCGGCCTTCCGTCGCGATTCGCGCTCGGTTCGACCATCAACGACCCGGGCAACGCCGAGCGGGCCATCACCGTCGGCGCCACCCACCGCGACATGCCCCACACGTACGGGGTGTCGTACTTCTCGTCCAAGGGACCGACCGGTGACGGACGCGCCAAGCCAGACCTGGTGGCGCCCGGCGAACGGATCGTGTCCTGCGCGGCGGGGACCCGGCTGGCGGCCGCCCAGGTCGGTTGGACGGGCCCACCAGCGGCGGTCTATCTGGAGGAGTCCGGTACGAGTGTCGCCGCCCCCCACGTCTCCGGCGCGGTCGCGGCGTTCCTGTCCGTCCGACGTGAGTTCATCGGCCAGCCCGATCGGGTCAAGCAGGTCCTGCTGGCCACGGCGGTGCCACTCGGTCGGGATCCGCGGTTCCAGGGGCATGGACTGGTCGACCTGCTCCGCGCGCTGCAGTCGGTGTGA
- a CDS encoding HAD-IC family P-type ATPase, which yields MLERPAATIRSVRRRRMAHARHAWAYDGHAHLEVSTDDHGQVIGDTQHLEQALDAIDGVHWAAWNGALCRMVVSFDPDVITGNRLVVALAEAENQLSPPAGASTHVDASVGNVASLTGDLIGAGIATVGKILRLPALPNEIAALPAAFEHVPQLRAWLRRALGPVGADLGQALFTTAVAAATQRPLTSLTDAMLRATLMAEDSAYHDVWAARVRELHRDADSSRAPVLPLPARPRPLPDGPIEQYAQRMSTLTLVAAGILTVLPGGRQRAARVTAVASPRSARTGRDAYAGHLGRALARQGVVVREAAALRRLDRVDTVVIDAAVLLTGRTVVTAVIPVAASEEQTRQQANRLLDVGGEPGDDTTDGWSLTPPHRLDRPVPTEALDRLDVGEPAAGGAAAPEAGNGNGNGPATGDVLALTHRGELMALVRVEAELDPQAEALTAAARRVGRLLIAGRSAVGRNPVTGSSGRALAARCRAEGTVASGSRLAASVRSLQQAGHGVALIATRNDVALAAADCGIGVIRQAARRPPWGAHLICAPGLETAWLVLEATALARAVSAGSARRAMFGSVAAAALGVLDGTPRGGARSLLIDNVAGLVNLAMGYRAARDLGRRPMPVPENRAPWHAMPVDEVLDRLGSSAGGLSDTQAHQRQAEQDGNRPDPDAGRGLWQAAAAELDTPLTGPLAAGAGVSALTGSTVDAVMVLSVIMANALLAGAQEMTAGRALRRLLTAGALRVRVQRDGEQRIGPAEDLVTGDLICLEPGDSVPADCRLITANGLEIDESNLTGESVPVTKSPTGTDATAVAERTSMVYAGTTVAAGTATAVVVATGRSTEAGRSADQVLGEAPQGGVQARLRQIASASVPAALAAAAATLGSGLLRGRLAESVGSSVALAVAAIPEGLPFVATAAQLSASKRLSRHNVLIRDPRAMEALGRVDVICFDKTGTLTQGLIRLQSVCDGSRTEPVDALSHGHRHVLAAALRATPVPDGDQRLPHPTDQAVVDGGQTAGVGLREGADGWELLAELPFEPGRGFHAVLGVCPDGATINVKGAPETVLPRCATWRRGDEVVPLDESRRTEVDAAIDRLARDGLRVLAVAGRAASGRRDLADDRVDQLELRGLLGLADPPRDSAAEAIRRLRLAGIAVVMLTGDHPSTAESIGAQLGLINGSSVVTGADLDAAGPDRLAELVSRTSVFARVSPAHKVAVVRALRQAGRVVAVTGDGANDAPAIQLADVGIALGDHGTSAARQAADMIVVDGRIESIAEGVTEGRAMWVSVREALALLLGGNLGEILFSVGSSLISGQQALNPRQILFVNLMTDLLPAIAVASRPPRGVSTDELAREGPESSLGASLNREVARRAAATALATTGGWLTARFTGTPARASSVALASLVAAQLAQTAVAAKGDPMVLAAAGVSLGTLFGVVQTPVVSQFFGCRPLGPVGWCIVGGSAAAAAGLGLLPLERIARLRRTRLGRLTVDAARHGRGLRPRRMVRPIRRLTPTGADAPVPA from the coding sequence ATGCTGGAGCGTCCGGCAGCCACCATCAGGTCGGTACGGCGACGCCGGATGGCCCACGCCCGGCATGCCTGGGCCTACGACGGCCACGCCCATCTGGAGGTCAGCACCGACGACCACGGCCAGGTCATCGGTGACACCCAACACCTGGAACAGGCGCTCGACGCCATCGACGGAGTGCACTGGGCCGCCTGGAACGGCGCCCTGTGCCGGATGGTCGTCAGCTTCGACCCGGACGTGATCACCGGCAACCGACTGGTGGTGGCGCTCGCCGAGGCGGAAAACCAGTTGTCGCCGCCGGCCGGCGCCAGCACCCATGTCGACGCCAGCGTCGGCAACGTCGCGTCGCTCACCGGCGACCTGATCGGGGCCGGCATCGCCACCGTCGGCAAGATACTGCGGCTGCCCGCGCTGCCCAACGAGATCGCGGCGCTACCGGCTGCCTTCGAACACGTGCCGCAGCTACGAGCCTGGCTGCGACGCGCCCTCGGGCCGGTCGGCGCCGACCTCGGCCAGGCGTTGTTCACCACCGCGGTGGCCGCGGCCACCCAACGCCCGCTCACCAGTCTCACCGACGCAATGCTGCGGGCCACGCTGATGGCCGAGGATTCGGCCTACCACGACGTCTGGGCGGCCCGGGTGCGCGAGCTGCACCGGGACGCCGACAGCAGCCGGGCTCCGGTCCTGCCGCTGCCGGCCCGGCCCCGTCCCCTACCGGACGGACCCATCGAGCAGTACGCCCAACGGATGAGCACCCTGACGCTGGTCGCCGCCGGGATCCTCACCGTCCTGCCCGGCGGCCGGCAGCGCGCGGCCCGGGTGACCGCCGTCGCCTCGCCCCGCAGCGCCCGCACCGGCCGGGACGCGTACGCCGGGCACCTCGGCCGGGCCCTGGCCCGGCAGGGTGTGGTGGTCCGGGAGGCCGCCGCCCTGCGCCGGCTCGACCGGGTGGACACCGTGGTCATCGACGCCGCTGTGCTGCTCACCGGCCGCACCGTGGTCACGGCGGTGATTCCGGTCGCCGCCAGCGAGGAGCAGACCCGCCAGCAGGCGAACCGGCTGCTCGACGTCGGCGGCGAGCCCGGCGACGACACCACGGACGGTTGGTCACTGACGCCACCGCACCGCCTGGACCGACCGGTACCGACCGAGGCGCTCGACCGCCTCGACGTCGGCGAGCCAGCGGCCGGTGGTGCCGCGGCACCGGAAGCGGGCAACGGCAACGGCAACGGTCCGGCCACCGGCGATGTGCTGGCACTCACCCACCGCGGTGAACTGATGGCGCTCGTCCGGGTCGAGGCCGAGCTTGATCCGCAGGCCGAGGCGCTCACCGCCGCCGCCCGCCGGGTGGGACGGCTGCTCATCGCCGGGCGGAGCGCGGTCGGCCGCAATCCGGTCACCGGGTCGTCCGGCCGGGCGCTCGCCGCTCGCTGCCGGGCCGAAGGCACCGTGGCCAGCGGTTCGCGGCTGGCGGCGTCGGTGCGATCGTTGCAGCAGGCTGGCCACGGCGTGGCGCTCATCGCCACCCGCAACGACGTCGCCCTGGCCGCGGCCGACTGCGGCATCGGGGTGATCCGTCAGGCCGCCCGCCGGCCGCCGTGGGGTGCGCACCTGATCTGCGCCCCCGGGCTGGAGACCGCCTGGCTGGTGTTGGAGGCGACGGCACTGGCGCGGGCGGTGAGCGCGGGCAGCGCCCGACGGGCGATGTTCGGCTCGGTGGCCGCCGCGGCGCTCGGGGTCCTCGACGGTACGCCACGTGGCGGCGCCCGATCACTGTTGATCGACAATGTCGCGGGCCTGGTGAACCTCGCGATGGGCTACCGGGCGGCCCGCGATCTGGGTCGGCGTCCGATGCCGGTGCCCGAAAACCGCGCGCCCTGGCACGCGATGCCGGTGGACGAGGTGCTCGACCGGCTCGGCAGCTCCGCCGGCGGGCTCAGTGACACACAGGCCCACCAGCGGCAGGCCGAACAGGACGGCAACCGGCCGGACCCGGACGCAGGCCGAGGGTTGTGGCAGGCTGCGGCGGCCGAGCTGGACACCCCGCTGACCGGGCCGCTGGCGGCTGGCGCCGGCGTCTCGGCGCTCACCGGATCCACCGTCGACGCCGTCATGGTGCTCTCGGTGATCATGGCGAACGCGTTGCTCGCCGGAGCGCAGGAGATGACCGCCGGCCGCGCCCTGCGGCGCCTGCTCACCGCGGGCGCGCTGCGGGTACGCGTACAACGTGACGGGGAGCAACGGATCGGGCCGGCCGAGGATCTGGTCACCGGCGACCTCATCTGCCTCGAGCCGGGCGACTCGGTGCCCGCCGACTGTCGACTGATCACCGCCAACGGTCTGGAGATCGACGAGTCCAACCTGACCGGCGAATCGGTGCCGGTGACGAAGTCCCCCACCGGCACCGACGCCACCGCTGTCGCCGAACGCACCAGCATGGTGTACGCCGGCACGACCGTCGCGGCCGGCACCGCGACGGCGGTCGTGGTGGCCACCGGCAGATCCACCGAGGCCGGCCGCTCGGCCGACCAGGTTCTCGGCGAGGCACCGCAAGGTGGGGTGCAGGCCCGGCTGCGGCAGATCGCCTCGGCCTCGGTGCCAGCCGCGCTGGCCGCCGCCGCCGCGACTCTCGGCAGCGGCCTGCTGCGTGGCCGGCTCGCCGAGTCCGTCGGGTCATCGGTCGCCCTGGCGGTGGCCGCGATCCCCGAAGGACTGCCGTTCGTGGCCACCGCCGCCCAGCTCAGCGCGAGCAAGCGGCTATCCCGGCACAACGTGCTGATTCGCGACCCGCGGGCGATGGAGGCACTCGGCCGCGTCGACGTGATCTGCTTCGACAAGACCGGCACCCTCACCCAGGGACTGATCCGGTTGCAGAGCGTCTGCGACGGGTCGCGTACCGAGCCGGTGGACGCGCTGAGTCACGGCCACCGCCATGTCCTGGCCGCCGCACTGCGGGCGACCCCGGTGCCGGACGGAGACCAGCGGCTACCGCACCCGACCGACCAGGCCGTCGTCGACGGCGGCCAGACCGCCGGGGTCGGGCTACGCGAGGGTGCCGACGGCTGGGAACTGCTGGCCGAGTTGCCGTTCGAGCCCGGGCGGGGCTTCCACGCGGTACTCGGTGTCTGCCCCGACGGTGCCACCATCAACGTCAAGGGCGCACCGGAGACGGTGCTGCCACGCTGTGCGACCTGGCGACGCGGCGACGAGGTGGTCCCACTGGACGAGAGCCGACGCACCGAGGTCGACGCCGCGATCGACCGGCTGGCCCGCGACGGGCTGCGGGTACTCGCGGTGGCCGGACGGGCCGCGTCCGGCCGACGCGATCTCGCCGACGACCGGGTCGATCAGCTGGAGTTGCGCGGGCTGCTCGGCCTGGCCGACCCGCCACGCGACAGCGCCGCCGAGGCCATCCGGCGGTTGCGGCTGGCCGGCATCGCCGTGGTGATGCTCACCGGCGACCATCCGAGCACCGCCGAATCGATCGGCGCCCAGCTCGGGCTGATCAACGGCAGCTCGGTGGTCACCGGAGCGGACCTCGACGCGGCCGGCCCGGACCGGCTGGCCGAGCTGGTGTCGCGTACCTCGGTGTTCGCCCGGGTCAGTCCGGCCCACAAGGTCGCGGTGGTACGGGCACTGCGGCAGGCTGGCCGGGTCGTCGCGGTGACCGGCGACGGCGCCAACGACGCCCCGGCGATCCAACTCGCCGACGTGGGCATCGCCCTCGGCGACCACGGCACCAGCGCCGCCCGCCAGGCCGCGGACATGATCGTCGTCGACGGCCGGATCGAGAGCATCGCCGAGGGAGTGACCGAGGGCCGGGCGATGTGGGTGTCGGTACGCGAAGCACTCGCTCTGCTGCTGGGGGGCAACCTGGGCGAGATCCTGTTCTCGGTCGGCAGTTCACTGATCTCCGGTCAGCAGGCGCTCAACCCCCGACAGATCCTGTTCGTCAACCTGATGACCGACCTGCTGCCGGCGATCGCCGTGGCATCACGGCCACCGCGTGGGGTGAGCACCGACGAGTTGGCCAGGGAGGGACCGGAGTCCTCGCTGGGAGCCAGCCTGAACCGGGAGGTGGCGCGGCGGGCGGCGGCGACGGCGCTGGCCACCACCGGAGGCTGGCTGACCGCCCGGTTCACCGGCACCCCGGCGCGGGCATCGAGTGTGGCGCTCGCCAGCCTCGTCGCCGCGCAGTTGGCGCAGACCGCGGTCGCGGCCAAGGGCGACCCGATGGTGCTGGCCGCCGCCGGCGTCTCGCTCGGAACCCTGTTCGGCGTGGTGCAGACCCCGGTGGTCAGCCAGTTCTTCGGTTGCCGGCCACTCGGGCCGGTGGGGTGGTGCATCGTCGGGGGCTCAGCCGCCGCAGCGGCCGGCCTGGGGCTGCTGCCGTTGGAGCGAATCGCCCGGCTCCGGCGTACCCGGCTCGGTCGGCTGACCGTCGACGCGGCCCGCCACGGACGCGGTCTGCGGCCACGGCGGATGGTCCGGCCGATCCGGCGGCTGACACCGACTGGCGCCGATGCCCCGGTCCCGGCCTGA
- a CDS encoding DUF1345 domain-containing protein, producing the protein MPRSRPEADRRGAPRRRRHPPWQLLALAAAGLGVGVLVAVLGPTMLGPLAGWGLTATGYLLWRWPVIWRCDAAATVRAVDQVDPGRLLADTVLVGAALASLLAVAVVLGAPQVSHDPASGLHIGVSVGAVVLSWAVIHEVFTGRYARLYYGPDRAGGIDFHTEEQPRFSDFAYLAFTIGMTFQVSDPQLTSSAMRRTVLSHAMLSFLFGAVIIAVLINLIGSLVR; encoded by the coding sequence ATGCCCCGGTCCCGGCCTGAAGCCGACCGGCGCGGTGCGCCGCGCCGGCGACGGCACCCACCGTGGCAGTTGCTGGCCTTGGCCGCCGCGGGCCTGGGCGTGGGGGTGCTGGTCGCCGTCCTCGGGCCGACCATGTTGGGGCCGCTGGCCGGCTGGGGTCTCACCGCCACCGGCTATCTGCTGTGGCGCTGGCCGGTGATCTGGCGGTGCGACGCGGCCGCCACCGTCCGTGCCGTCGATCAGGTCGACCCGGGGCGGCTGCTGGCGGACACGGTGCTGGTCGGTGCCGCCCTGGCGAGTCTGCTCGCCGTGGCGGTGGTGCTCGGTGCACCCCAGGTGTCGCACGATCCGGCCAGCGGCCTGCACATCGGGGTGAGCGTGGGCGCCGTGGTGCTGTCCTGGGCGGTCATCCACGAGGTGTTCACCGGGCGGTACGCCCGGCTCTACTACGGCCCGGACCGGGCCGGGGGTATCGACTTCCACACCGAGGAGCAGCCCCGGTTCAGCGATTTCGCCTACCTGGCGTTCACGATCGGGATGACGTTCCAAGTCTCCGACCCGCAGCTGACCAGCAGCGCGATGCGCCGGACCGTGCTCAGCCACGCGATGCTGTCGTTTCTCTTCGGCGCGGTGATCATCGCCGTGTTGATCAACCTGATCGGCAGCCTGGTGCGCTGA
- a CDS encoding NADH-ubiquinone oxidoreductase-F iron-sulfur binding region domain-containing protein, whose product MSTATVPPVATIGPPRLTAGFEEFGRLDLRAHEEVHGGVGPLSVDDLMRLGEAIDLKGRGGAGFPFHRKVKAVVESADKQDKPVVVVVNATEGEPASWKDKVLLTRAPHLILDGAALAAFALEAEEIVIGVADDGVGGASLSAALAERRMPVPTSIVTVPHRFISGEGGALVRGINGLPHIPPGVKIRSSDSGVSGLPTLLSNAETYSQLAVAARLGPYEYSAVGLPDEPGTVLLTIGGSAARPAVVECPTGTPLRDILELCEATVGPGLLIGGYHGKWITPEAVATVEVSRKGFTKVGGTLGAGITIPLGEGTCPLGEVARVVHYMAGESAGQCGPCRLGLPDMARTIDSLVIGSAAVDAVRAAASVIKGRGACSHPDGTSRFAISALDVFAEDLAAHAGGDGCGKPVKGILPLPVDAPSGGTKRLSVDWTRCDGHGLCAHVVPEYIRLDANGFPAFPSSPVPVWLEPGARKAVNMCPALALRLSEGKS is encoded by the coding sequence TTGAGCACGGCAACCGTTCCGCCGGTCGCGACCATCGGTCCACCCCGGTTGACCGCCGGCTTCGAGGAGTTCGGCCGGCTCGACCTACGGGCACACGAGGAGGTGCACGGCGGGGTCGGTCCACTGTCGGTCGACGATCTGATGCGGCTGGGTGAGGCGATCGACCTCAAGGGCCGGGGTGGCGCGGGGTTCCCGTTCCATCGCAAGGTGAAGGCGGTGGTCGAATCAGCCGACAAGCAGGACAAGCCCGTCGTGGTCGTGGTCAACGCGACTGAGGGCGAACCTGCCAGTTGGAAGGACAAGGTGCTGCTCACCCGGGCACCGCACCTGATCCTCGACGGCGCCGCGTTGGCGGCGTTCGCCCTGGAGGCTGAGGAGATCGTCATCGGGGTCGCCGATGACGGAGTGGGCGGTGCCTCGCTGTCGGCGGCGCTGGCGGAGCGACGGATGCCCGTGCCCACCAGCATCGTCACCGTCCCGCACCGGTTCATCTCCGGCGAGGGCGGCGCGCTGGTACGCGGCATCAACGGGCTTCCGCACATTCCACCCGGAGTGAAGATCCGATCCAGCGACTCCGGGGTGTCCGGTCTGCCGACTCTGCTGTCCAACGCGGAGACGTACTCGCAACTCGCGGTCGCGGCCCGGCTCGGTCCCTACGAGTACAGCGCGGTCGGCCTGCCCGACGAGCCGGGTACGGTGCTGCTGACCATCGGCGGGTCGGCCGCCCGGCCGGCGGTGGTGGAATGCCCCACCGGGACCCCGTTGCGCGACATCCTGGAGCTGTGCGAGGCGACCGTCGGGCCCGGCCTGCTGATCGGCGGGTACCACGGCAAATGGATCACGCCGGAGGCGGTGGCGACCGTCGAGGTCTCCCGCAAGGGTTTCACCAAGGTGGGCGGCACGCTCGGTGCCGGCATCACCATCCCGTTGGGTGAGGGCACCTGCCCGCTCGGCGAGGTGGCCAGGGTCGTGCACTACATGGCCGGCGAGTCGGCCGGCCAGTGCGGGCCTTGTCGGCTCGGCCTGCCGGACATGGCCCGCACCATCGACTCGTTGGTGATCGGTAGCGCGGCGGTCGACGCGGTCCGGGCCGCCGCCAGCGTGATCAAGGGCAGGGGCGCGTGCAGCCACCCCGACGGCACCTCCCGGTTCGCCATCTCGGCATTGGACGTCTTCGCCGAGGACCTGGCCGCCCACGCCGGCGGCGACGGATGCGGTAAACCGGTCAAGGGCATCCTGCCGCTGCCGGTGGACGCGCCGTCCGGCGGGACCAAGCGGCTCAGTGTCGACTGGACCCGGTGCGACGGGCACGGGCTCTGCGCGCACGTGGTGCCCGAGTACATCCGACTGGACGCGAACGGCTTCCCGGCCTTCCCGTCGAGCCCGGTGCCGGTCTGGTTGGAGCCGGGGGCCCGTAAAGCGGTCAACATGTGTCCCGCGTTGGCGTTGCGGCTCAGCGAGGGCAAGAGCTGA